One Paraburkholderia caffeinilytica DNA segment encodes these proteins:
- a CDS encoding uracil-DNA glycosylase family protein, translating to MTARKPVSLNTLLRDIRACTVCAPVLPHAPRPVVVASADSRILIIGQAPGARVHASGIPWSDASGARLRNWLGVSDETFYDASKFALVPMGFCFPGRGASGDLPPRPECAALWHQALLAQLREVRLTLLIGQYAQRFGLGDASGPTLTDTLLRWRDYGPSVIPLPHPSPRNIAWFKRNPWFEAEVLPTLRTRVAAALQE from the coding sequence ATGACCGCAAGGAAGCCCGTTTCCCTGAACACGCTATTGCGCGACATTCGCGCCTGCACGGTGTGCGCGCCGGTGTTGCCGCATGCGCCGCGGCCGGTCGTCGTGGCGTCGGCCGATTCGCGCATTCTGATCATCGGCCAGGCGCCTGGTGCGCGCGTGCATGCTTCGGGCATTCCATGGAGCGATGCGAGCGGTGCCCGTTTGCGCAACTGGCTCGGCGTCTCCGACGAGACCTTCTACGACGCCTCGAAATTCGCGCTCGTGCCGATGGGCTTCTGCTTTCCGGGCAGAGGGGCGAGTGGCGATCTGCCGCCGCGCCCCGAATGCGCCGCGCTTTGGCATCAGGCCTTACTCGCCCAGTTGCGCGAAGTGCGGCTCACATTGCTGATTGGCCAATACGCACAGCGTTTCGGCCTCGGTGACGCGTCCGGGCCGACGCTAACCGATACGCTGCTGCGTTGGCGGGATTACGGTCCCAGCGTCATACCGCTTCCGCACCCCTCGCCGCGCAATATCGCGTGGTTCAAGCGCAATCCGTGGTTCGAGGCGGAAGTGTTGCCGACCTTGCGGACTCGGGTCGCGGCGGCGCTCCAGGAATGA
- a CDS encoding glycosyltransferase family 2 protein, protein MKKTLEQALALASPRILPRPTTLPSTLIHFSVVVLWLLLFARAFFLQGVVAWSTGIAYVVYDTLLLAFVTWKTLPLMRPTPPLEPDFDARNLPGMGVIVASHNEAAVLPVTLAALLRQTHGPAQIVIADDGSTDATHALLTERFGLVAAADGVLSAPSSLYPNLYWLRLPHGGKPRALNAAITVMTTETVMTVDADTLLDDDATYAMRAAFASEPKLVAAAGILVPVCGKSVSGRVFQWFQTYEYMRNFIARFAWMRADSLLLISGAFASFKRDALVDVGGFDPQCLVEDYELIHRLRRYSVDHGLGWDVRVVGDAHAHTDAPDNLGSFLRQRRRWFAGFLQTQYWNRDMTGNPRYGTLGMLMLPVKAVDTMQPIYGLTAFALLLGFLFGGHGAIVVSIFSVIGLKTAIDLAFYLWCIHLYRRWTGERTGSSLWMAVLAAIAEPFTFQLVRHVGALLGWLHFLRGGRSWGVQRRSGLVTRDES, encoded by the coding sequence TTGAAGAAAACTCTGGAACAGGCACTCGCCCTTGCATCGCCGCGCATTCTGCCGCGTCCCACTACGCTGCCGAGCACGCTGATTCATTTCAGCGTCGTCGTGCTGTGGTTGCTGCTGTTCGCCCGCGCATTCTTTCTGCAAGGCGTGGTGGCGTGGTCGACCGGCATTGCCTATGTCGTGTACGACACGTTGCTGCTCGCGTTCGTCACCTGGAAAACGCTGCCGCTGATGCGGCCCACGCCGCCGCTCGAGCCGGACTTCGATGCGCGCAACTTGCCGGGCATGGGTGTGATCGTCGCGTCGCATAACGAGGCGGCGGTACTGCCGGTGACGCTCGCCGCGCTGCTGCGCCAGACGCATGGCCCGGCGCAGATTGTGATCGCCGACGACGGTTCAACCGACGCCACTCACGCGCTGCTCACCGAACGCTTCGGCCTGGTTGCCGCAGCCGACGGCGTGCTGAGCGCGCCGAGTTCGCTGTACCCGAATCTGTACTGGCTGCGCCTGCCGCACGGCGGCAAGCCGCGCGCGCTGAACGCGGCCATCACGGTCATGACCACCGAGACCGTCATGACCGTCGACGCCGACACGCTGCTCGACGACGACGCCACTTACGCGATGCGCGCCGCCTTCGCGAGCGAGCCGAAGCTGGTCGCGGCGGCGGGCATTCTGGTGCCGGTGTGCGGCAAATCGGTTTCGGGCCGCGTGTTCCAGTGGTTCCAGACCTACGAGTACATGCGCAACTTCATCGCCCGTTTTGCGTGGATGCGCGCCGATAGTCTGCTGCTGATTTCCGGCGCCTTCGCGTCGTTCAAACGCGACGCGCTAGTCGACGTGGGCGGCTTCGATCCGCAATGTCTTGTCGAAGACTATGAACTGATTCATCGGCTGCGCCGCTATTCGGTCGATCATGGTCTCGGCTGGGACGTGCGCGTAGTCGGCGATGCCCATGCGCATACCGATGCGCCGGACAACCTCGGCAGTTTCCTGCGGCAGCGCCGTCGCTGGTTCGCGGGCTTCCTGCAAACGCAATACTGGAACCGCGACATGACCGGCAATCCGCGCTACGGCACGCTGGGCATGCTGATGCTGCCGGTCAAGGCCGTCGATACGATGCAGCCGATCTACGGGCTGACTGCCTTCGCACTGCTGCTCGGCTTTCTGTTCGGTGGGCATGGCGCGATCGTCGTGTCGATTTTCAGCGTGATCGGCCTCAAGACCGCGATCGACCTCGCGTTTTATCTCTGGTGCATCCATCTGTACCGCCGCTGGACTGGCGAGCGCACCGGCTCCAGTTTGTGGATGGCGGTGCTCGCGGCGATTGCCGAGCCGTTCACGTTCCAACTGGTGCGGCATGTCGGCGCACTGCTCGGCTGGCTGCATTTCCTGCGTGGCGGACGCTCGTGGGGCGTGCAACGCCGCTCCGGACTCGTGACGCGCGACGAAAGTTAG
- the lysA gene encoding diaminopimelate decarboxylase, which yields MFNPQQLVELARQHGTPLWIYEADVIRQRIAELRCFDVVRYAQKACSNVHILQLMRDEGAMVDAVSLGEIARSLAAGFTPDGDPEGVVFTADLIDHATLAAVIEHRITVNAGSLDMLERVGEHAPEGHRVWLRINPGFGHGHSNKTNTGGEHSKHGIWLDDVPLAIAMVRRYGLKLVGLHMHIGSGVDYMHLSRVCDAMVEAVQGLGHDIEAISAGGGLSVPYSEGEPRIDVEHYFHLWDTARRQIEAHLGHGVRLEIEPGRFLVAEAGVLVAEVHALNRRPNRQFALVDAGFNDLMRPSFYGSHHEMTVVKGNGMPSEAPVGSFAVAGPLCEAGDVFTQAAGGVVTSRSMQAPEVGDFIVFHDAGAYGASMSSNYNSRPLAPEVLLENGKPRLIRRRQTIEELIALETPD from the coding sequence ATTTTCAATCCACAGCAACTTGTCGAACTCGCTCGACAGCACGGCACGCCTCTTTGGATCTATGAGGCCGACGTGATTCGTCAGCGTATCGCCGAGTTGCGTTGCTTCGATGTGGTCCGCTACGCGCAGAAGGCGTGTTCGAACGTGCACATCCTTCAGCTGATGCGAGACGAAGGCGCGATGGTCGACGCCGTGTCCTTGGGCGAAATCGCGCGCAGTCTCGCTGCGGGTTTCACGCCGGATGGCGATCCCGAAGGCGTCGTCTTTACAGCGGATCTCATCGATCACGCGACGCTGGCCGCCGTGATCGAGCATCGCATCACGGTCAACGCCGGGTCGCTCGATATGCTTGAACGTGTGGGGGAGCATGCGCCTGAAGGTCACCGTGTGTGGTTGCGGATCAATCCCGGTTTCGGCCACGGACACAGCAACAAGACCAACACCGGCGGCGAGCATAGCAAGCACGGCATCTGGCTCGACGACGTGCCGCTGGCGATCGCCATGGTGCGGCGTTACGGCCTGAAGTTGGTGGGGTTGCACATGCACATCGGCTCCGGCGTCGACTATATGCACCTATCGCGAGTGTGTGATGCGATGGTCGAAGCGGTGCAAGGCTTGGGGCACGATATCGAAGCGATTTCGGCGGGCGGCGGTTTGTCGGTACCGTATAGCGAGGGCGAGCCGCGGATCGACGTCGAGCATTATTTCCATCTCTGGGACACGGCGCGGCGGCAGATCGAAGCGCATCTCGGGCATGGCGTGAGACTGGAGATCGAACCAGGGCGCTTTCTGGTCGCCGAAGCCGGTGTGCTGGTTGCCGAGGTGCACGCGCTGAACCGGCGGCCGAACCGGCAGTTCGCCTTGGTCGATGCGGGCTTCAACGATCTGATGAGGCCGTCGTTTTACGGTAGCCATCATGAGATGACGGTGGTGAAAGGCAACGGCATGCCGAGCGAAGCGCCGGTTGGTTCCTTCGCGGTGGCCGGACCGTTGTGCGAAGCGGGCGATGTGTTCACGCAGGCGGCCGGCGGCGTCGTCACGAGCCGTTCCATGCAGGCGCCGGAAGTAGGGGACTTCATCGTGTTTCATGACGCCGGGGCGTACGGTGCGTCGATGTCATCGAACTACAACAGCCGGCCGCTGGCGCCCGAGGTGTTGCTGGAGAACGGCAAGCCGCGGTTGATCCGGCGTCGGCAAACCATTGAGGAATTGATCGCGCTCGAAACGCCGGACTGA
- a CDS encoding cytochrome b, whose amino-acid sequence MNIHADSLIDSTGTQAPSRYTRTAMTLHWLIALLMIGNVVLGLTAESWPDDWVRPVVDTHKSIGITVLGLVLMRILWRVTHKPPPLPREFPSWEKIAAHLAHFLLYLLMIALPLSGWLHDSAWKDAATHPMRLFNLLPWPRIGYVMNLDPSFKETLHDRFGALHAWLGYALYALLAMHIGGALKHQWIDRKSVLKRMVP is encoded by the coding sequence ATGAATATTCACGCCGACTCCCTGATCGATTCGACCGGCACGCAGGCGCCGTCGCGCTATACCCGCACGGCCATGACGCTGCACTGGCTGATCGCGCTGCTGATGATCGGCAATGTCGTACTCGGCCTGACCGCCGAATCATGGCCAGACGACTGGGTGCGTCCGGTGGTCGATACCCATAAGTCGATCGGCATCACGGTGCTCGGCCTCGTGCTGATGCGCATCTTGTGGCGCGTGACGCACAAGCCGCCGCCGTTGCCGCGCGAGTTTCCGTCGTGGGAAAAGATCGCCGCGCACCTTGCCCATTTCCTGCTGTATCTGCTGATGATCGCCCTGCCGCTGTCCGGCTGGCTGCACGATTCCGCGTGGAAAGATGCCGCCACGCATCCGATGCGTCTGTTCAATCTGTTGCCCTGGCCGCGAATCGGCTATGTGATGAATCTCGATCCGTCGTTCAAGGAGACCTTGCACGACCGCTTCGGCGCCTTGCATGCGTGGCTCGGCTACGCACTGTATGCGTTGCTGGCGATGCATATCGGCGGCGCGTTGAAGCATCAATGGATCGATCGCAAGTCGGTTCTGAAACGCATGGTGCCGTAA
- a CDS encoding LysR substrate-binding domain-containing protein, with amino-acid sequence MALTISQLRAFTAIAEHGSIRAASRALGIAQSGITQQLQNLESMLGATLFTRTNRGIALTALGQRLLQRAGAILGECERAEQEVQQLRGDYAGEVTFGMTTEPLIDAFAPVLMEFRARFERVAVHLRTGTSRMMISWIREGTLDFAVALVSKHTDTADLSVTPLYPSDPVIVCRRGHPKAGATSLAELVDCTWVATRSPNLTDDPQVNRLNHLFESSGLPSPKIIATVEGLYETLHLVGATDCLSLESSIVAKRGPFASTLTSINVHERAIEQNVCLLQRAAIPVTPAAQELATMIASYTRTVRAR; translated from the coding sequence ATGGCGTTGACGATCTCCCAGCTGCGCGCGTTCACCGCCATTGCCGAGCACGGCAGCATCCGCGCGGCGTCGCGAGCGCTCGGCATCGCCCAGAGCGGCATCACGCAGCAGTTGCAGAACCTCGAATCGATGCTGGGCGCGACCTTATTCACCCGCACGAACCGCGGAATCGCGCTGACCGCCCTCGGCCAGCGCCTGTTGCAGCGCGCCGGTGCGATTCTCGGCGAATGCGAGCGCGCCGAACAGGAAGTGCAGCAATTGCGTGGCGACTATGCGGGCGAGGTCACGTTCGGCATGACCACCGAGCCGCTCATCGACGCCTTTGCCCCTGTGTTGATGGAGTTCCGCGCGCGCTTCGAGCGGGTCGCGGTGCATTTGCGCACCGGCACATCGCGCATGATGATTTCGTGGATTCGCGAAGGCACGCTCGATTTCGCTGTCGCGCTAGTGTCGAAACATACCGACACGGCCGATCTGTCCGTGACGCCGCTCTATCCGTCCGATCCGGTGATCGTCTGCCGTCGAGGTCATCCGAAAGCCGGTGCGACTTCGCTGGCCGAACTCGTCGATTGCACGTGGGTGGCCACGCGCTCGCCGAATCTCACCGACGATCCGCAGGTCAATCGCCTGAACCATCTGTTCGAAAGCAGCGGCTTGCCGTCGCCGAAAATCATCGCGACGGTGGAAGGGCTGTACGAAACGCTGCATCTGGTTGGCGCGACGGATTGCCTGTCGCTGGAGTCGTCGATCGTCGCGAAACGCGGACCGTTTGCGAGCACGCTCACGTCGATCAATGTGCACGAGCGCGCGATCGAACAGAACGTGTGCCTGCTGCAACGCGCGGCGATTCCCGTCACGCCCGCCGCGCAGGAACTCGCGACGATGATTGCGTCGTACACGCGCACGGTGCGGGCGCGATGA
- a CDS encoding DMT family transporter: protein MPTRFNAAFTALLAAALFGATTPLAKALLGSLSPFLLAGLFYLGSGTGLAAVILARRLKGHTNGQPVSQHRFPLREVPWLAGAIVAGGVAGPALLMLGLKTTPAATGSLLLNLEGVFTALIAWIVFRENVDIQVFLGMAAIVAGGVALSWQPGAAGLPPGTLLLVGACACWAVDNNLTRKVSTHDAMFIACIKGLVAGSVNVTLALTFGAAWPRAATVALAMLTGFAGYGVSLVLFVVALRNLGTARTGAYFSVAPLFGVTLSWLLWPEMPPPLFWVAAALMTLGVWLHIRERHEHPHTHAPLDHTHRHRHDAHHQHEHDFAWDGDEPHTHPHSHTPITHTHAHFPDIHHRHTH, encoded by the coding sequence ATGCCGACCCGCTTCAACGCCGCTTTCACCGCCCTGCTCGCCGCCGCCTTGTTCGGCGCGACCACCCCGCTCGCCAAGGCGCTGCTTGGTTCGCTGTCGCCGTTTTTGCTGGCCGGACTGTTCTACCTGGGCAGCGGCACCGGTCTCGCCGCTGTGATTCTGGCGCGTCGCCTGAAAGGTCACACGAATGGCCAGCCGGTCAGTCAGCACCGCTTCCCGCTGCGCGAAGTGCCGTGGCTCGCCGGCGCGATCGTGGCCGGCGGTGTCGCGGGGCCGGCGCTGTTAATGCTGGGTCTGAAGACGACGCCTGCCGCCACCGGCTCGCTACTGCTGAATCTCGAAGGCGTATTCACCGCGCTGATCGCGTGGATCGTGTTTCGCGAGAACGTCGACATTCAGGTGTTCCTGGGGATGGCCGCGATCGTCGCGGGCGGTGTGGCCTTGTCATGGCAGCCGGGCGCGGCCGGCCTGCCGCCCGGCACGCTGCTGCTGGTCGGCGCCTGTGCCTGCTGGGCGGTGGACAACAACCTCACGCGCAAGGTGTCGACTCACGACGCGATGTTCATCGCCTGCATAAAAGGGCTCGTGGCCGGTTCGGTCAACGTGACGCTCGCGCTCACCTTTGGCGCCGCCTGGCCCAGGGCCGCAACCGTCGCGCTCGCCATGCTGACGGGTTTCGCCGGCTACGGCGTGAGTCTCGTGCTGTTCGTCGTCGCGCTGCGCAATCTCGGCACCGCGCGCACCGGCGCCTATTTTTCGGTCGCACCGCTATTTGGCGTGACCTTGTCGTGGCTGCTATGGCCGGAAATGCCGCCACCGCTGTTCTGGGTGGCTGCGGCCCTGATGACACTGGGTGTCTGGCTGCACATCCGCGAACGTCACGAGCATCCGCACACGCACGCCCCGCTCGACCACACGCATCGCCACCGGCACGACGCGCATCACCAGCACGAGCATGATTTCGCATGGGACGGCGACGAACCGCACACGCATCCGCATTCCCATACGCCGATCACGCACACGCACGCGCATTTCCCAGATATTCATCACCGGCACACACATTGA
- a CDS encoding succinylglutamate desuccinylase/aspartoacylase family protein: MNKQSIPLLSPAIGTHRELVSFHFGPADSGQKIYIQSSLHADETPAMLTTVLLKRRLLELEKQGALNAEIVLVPVANPVGLGQYVLGQFLGRFDLGSGKNFNRHFMQFSKLVERAKDALGSDAEENRRIVRELIAAELAEQKPLTEFESLQLALLKLSFDADVVIDLHCSLEAAMHLYTSEAAWPEFEPLSRYLGAQASLLATNSGGESFDETHSLLWWKLQQEMPATKPVPNGTIAVTVECRGQRDVSYEVAQEDADAIVDYLGWRKAIRVDAVKPLPELLAPATPLAGSEQFYAPVSGILIHRAKIGDTIRIGQPLFDIVDPLTDETTTLCSNTEGVFYMRRAIRFVTAGAPLGRVTGKTAFRTGVLLGA, from the coding sequence ATGAACAAGCAATCGATTCCGCTTCTCTCGCCAGCGATTGGCACGCACCGCGAACTGGTGTCGTTTCATTTTGGTCCGGCGGATAGCGGTCAAAAGATCTATATCCAGTCGTCGCTGCATGCTGACGAAACGCCGGCGATGTTGACGACGGTTTTGCTTAAGCGTCGATTGCTCGAACTGGAGAAGCAGGGCGCGCTGAACGCGGAAATCGTGCTGGTGCCGGTGGCGAATCCTGTCGGACTTGGGCAGTACGTGCTTGGGCAGTTTCTCGGGCGCTTCGATCTCGGCAGCGGCAAGAACTTCAATCGGCACTTCATGCAGTTTTCGAAACTGGTGGAGCGGGCTAAGGATGCGTTGGGTTCGGATGCCGAGGAGAATCGGCGGATTGTTCGCGAGTTGATCGCTGCTGAACTGGCTGAACAGAAACCGTTGACCGAGTTCGAGTCGCTGCAATTGGCCTTGCTGAAGCTGTCTTTCGATGCGGATGTGGTGATCGATTTGCATTGCTCTTTGGAAGCGGCGATGCATCTCTATACCAGTGAGGCCGCGTGGCCTGAGTTCGAGCCTTTGTCACGGTATTTGGGCGCGCAGGCTTCGTTGCTGGCGACTAACTCGGGCGGTGAGTCGTTTGATGAGACGCATAGCTTGTTGTGGTGGAAGCTGCAGCAGGAAATGCCTGCTACCAAGCCTGTGCCCAATGGGACGATTGCGGTGACGGTGGAGTGTCGTGGGCAACGGGATGTTTCTTATGAAGTCGCGCAAGAGGATGCGGACGCGATCGTGGATTATCTTGGTTGGCGAAAGGCGATTCGGGTTGATGCGGTTAAGCCGTTGCCTGAGCTTTTGGCGCCTGCGACGCCGCTAGCTGGCAGCGAACAGTTCTATGCACCCGTTAGCGGAATTCTGATTCACCGCGCGAAGATCGGAGACACGATTCGCATCGGACAGCCTTTGTTCGATATCGTCGATCCGTTGACTGACGAGACAACTACGCTTTGTAGCAATACTGAGGGCGTGTTTTATATGCGACGCGCGATTCGGTTTGTGACGGCTGGGGCGCCTTTGGGGCGGGTGACTGGGAAGACGGCTTTTAGGACTGGGGTTTTGTTGGGGGCGTGA
- a CDS encoding LysR family transcriptional regulator, protein MLTHRHIEVFRALMTAGSVTKAAEMLFTSQPTVSRELARMEQSIGFALFERVHGRLRPTMSALTLFDEIKRAYIGLERVASTAASLREFQGGQLSLIALPAFSHSILPGASRRFHDAQPGVSLSIATQESPFLEEWLTAQRYDLGLTEHGAPPAGTRLTPLLEVDEVCVLPDGHPLLAKRVIELKDFANQPFISLSSNDPYRIQIDEAFTQAGIARRQMIETPTAVSVCSFVRQGLGVAIVNPLTALDFVGRNLHIRPLGVSLPFRVSVVYPEHRPSHPLAGAFVAALQSEADALRLQLKALSKRKQ, encoded by the coding sequence GTGCTCACTCATCGACATATCGAAGTCTTCCGCGCGTTGATGACGGCAGGCAGCGTGACCAAAGCGGCCGAGATGCTCTTCACCTCGCAGCCCACAGTGAGCCGCGAACTCGCGCGCATGGAACAGAGCATCGGCTTTGCCTTGTTCGAACGCGTGCATGGTCGCTTGCGTCCAACCATGTCCGCGCTGACGCTGTTCGATGAAATCAAGCGCGCGTATATCGGGCTCGAGCGAGTGGCGTCCACGGCGGCAAGCCTGCGCGAATTTCAGGGCGGCCAGCTATCCCTCATCGCGTTGCCCGCGTTCTCGCACTCGATCCTGCCAGGCGCATCGAGACGTTTTCACGATGCACAACCCGGCGTCAGCCTCTCGATCGCGACGCAGGAATCACCATTTCTCGAAGAATGGCTGACCGCGCAGCGCTACGACCTCGGCTTGACGGAACACGGCGCGCCGCCTGCTGGCACACGCCTGACGCCCTTGCTTGAAGTGGATGAAGTCTGCGTGCTGCCCGATGGGCACCCATTGCTCGCAAAGCGGGTGATCGAGTTGAAGGATTTCGCGAACCAGCCGTTCATCAGCCTGTCGTCGAACGATCCGTACCGGATTCAGATCGACGAAGCCTTCACGCAAGCGGGCATCGCGCGCCGCCAGATGATCGAGACGCCCACCGCCGTCTCCGTTTGCAGTTTTGTGCGGCAGGGTCTCGGTGTGGCCATCGTCAATCCGCTTACCGCGTTGGATTTCGTGGGCCGCAATCTGCATATCCGGCCGCTCGGCGTGTCGCTGCCGTTTCGCGTGAGTGTGGTTTATCCGGAGCATCGTCCGAGCCATCCGCTGGCGGGCGCCTTCGTCGCAGCGCTGCAAAGCGAGGCCGACGCGCTACGTCTACAGTTGAAAGCCCTCTCGAAACGTAAGCAGTAA
- a CDS encoding aromatic ring-hydroxylating oxygenase subunit alpha: MHAVPPLEQDTVDASVDAPHAHAAAQTNVSTGAKPHAPDQAANEAQVRDLRRVGIHPDYWYPLAWSHEVKRGKTHGVTFAGEPIVLARTESGKVFALEDRCAHRQVPLHQGVVDGESIRCGYHGWTYDCSGTCIDVPYLGRERLPNGVRSYPCREVEGLIFVFPGNAELAEERPLPAFGSVSDKKYKTRRFGRPVNCHYSFMHENLMDMNHQFLHRRQMGQMRARSLGRRRGDGWVEVDYTFARMAGQQPIGEAIVFGQSRKTGGDNDKDVMTIRTEYPYQTLQIRTSDQTLVMDLWIIYVPLDREQRTNRTFGLLSIRKPGIPGVLNLAWPLLVWFTERIFKEDREIVEAEQRAHDSQGADWNHEVFPVINDLRALLRESGAPDQVVGAGTGGAAVIRFWDSRHGNPLSNT, translated from the coding sequence ATGCATGCTGTTCCCCCGCTCGAACAAGACACCGTCGATGCGTCAGTCGATGCGCCGCATGCTCATGCAGCCGCGCAAACTAACGTCTCAACAGGTGCGAAACCACACGCGCCGGATCAGGCCGCCAACGAAGCCCAGGTGCGCGATCTGCGCCGCGTCGGTATTCACCCTGATTACTGGTATCCGCTCGCGTGGTCGCATGAGGTGAAGCGGGGCAAGACGCATGGTGTGACGTTCGCGGGTGAGCCGATCGTGCTCGCGCGTACGGAGTCCGGCAAGGTATTCGCGCTCGAAGATCGTTGCGCACATCGTCAGGTGCCGTTGCATCAGGGCGTGGTGGACGGCGAATCGATCCGCTGCGGTTATCACGGCTGGACCTACGACTGTTCGGGTACGTGCATCGATGTGCCGTACCTGGGCCGCGAACGTCTGCCCAATGGCGTGCGTTCCTACCCGTGCCGCGAAGTCGAAGGCCTGATTTTCGTGTTTCCCGGCAATGCCGAGCTGGCCGAAGAACGGCCGCTACCCGCGTTCGGCTCCGTATCCGACAAGAAGTACAAGACGCGCCGTTTCGGCCGCCCGGTGAATTGCCACTACTCGTTCATGCACGAGAACCTGATGGACATGAACCATCAGTTCCTGCATCGCCGGCAGATGGGTCAGATGCGCGCGCGCTCGTTGGGCCGGCGGCGCGGTGACGGTTGGGTCGAAGTCGATTACACGTTTGCGCGCATGGCCGGCCAGCAGCCGATCGGCGAAGCGATCGTGTTCGGCCAAAGCCGCAAGACCGGTGGCGACAACGACAAGGACGTGATGACGATCCGAACCGAGTATCCGTATCAGACGCTGCAGATCCGCACGTCTGACCAGACGCTGGTGATGGATTTGTGGATCATCTACGTGCCGCTCGATCGCGAGCAGCGTACGAACCGGACCTTTGGCCTGCTGTCGATTCGCAAACCCGGCATTCCTGGCGTGCTGAATCTCGCGTGGCCGCTGCTCGTGTGGTTCACCGAACGCATTTTCAAGGAAGACCGCGAAATCGTCGAAGCGGAGCAACGCGCGCACGATTCGCAGGGCGCGGACTGGAATCACGAGGTGTTTCCGGTTATCAATGATCTACGCGCTTTGCTGCGAGAGAGTGGCGCGCCGGACCAGGTGGTGGGTGCCGGAACGGGTGGCGCCGCGGTGATCCGCTTCTGGGATTCGCGTCACGGCAATCCATTGTCGAATACCTGA
- a CDS encoding transporter substrate-binding domain-containing protein, with the protein MKIPLMLLSAALAFSCGAFAADPATLRLGIDPTYPPMDAKAPDGSFKGFDVDLGNEICRRIHAHCQWVELEFSGMTPALQARKIDAILSSMAITEKREQQILFSSKLFQFKSRLIARQGSALAGGTNALAGKQIGVQSGTQFESYALKNWAPLGVQVVAYKSQEEVFADLQNGRLDGALLGSVEADYGFLRTPAGKGFAFAGEPLSMGDRGVGIGLRKDETAVQASINEAIASMRKDGTYMQIAKKYFDFDPYGN; encoded by the coding sequence ATGAAAATTCCGCTGATGCTCTTGAGCGCCGCGCTGGCTTTCAGCTGTGGTGCGTTTGCCGCCGACCCCGCCACGTTGCGCCTCGGTATCGATCCGACCTATCCGCCGATGGACGCCAAGGCGCCCGACGGCAGCTTCAAAGGTTTCGACGTCGATCTCGGCAACGAAATCTGCCGGCGCATCCATGCGCATTGCCAGTGGGTCGAACTCGAGTTCTCGGGGATGACTCCGGCGCTGCAGGCGCGCAAGATCGACGCGATTCTTTCGTCGATGGCGATCACCGAAAAGCGCGAGCAGCAGATCCTGTTTTCGTCGAAGCTGTTTCAGTTCAAATCGCGGCTGATCGCGCGCCAGGGTTCAGCGCTCGCGGGCGGAACGAATGCGTTGGCCGGCAAGCAGATCGGCGTGCAGTCGGGCACACAGTTCGAGAGTTATGCGCTGAAGAATTGGGCGCCGCTTGGCGTGCAGGTGGTCGCGTACAAGAGTCAGGAGGAGGTGTTCGCCGACTTGCAGAACGGCCGGCTTGACGGCGCGTTGCTCGGTTCCGTCGAAGCCGACTACGGTTTTTTGCGCACGCCGGCGGGGAAGGGCTTTGCGTTTGCCGGCGAGCCGCTTTCGATGGGCGATCGTGGCGTGGGGATCGGTTTGCGCAAGGATGAGACTGCGGTGCAGGCGTCCATTAACGAGGCGATTGCATCGATGCGCAAGGACGGTACCTACATGCAGATCGCGAAGAAGTACTTCGACTTCGATCCGTACGGCAATTGA
- a CDS encoding rubredoxin, producing the protein MYKKGVAVEIQFSPERLNDGAGDPYWIDLTQVEAQRLLESLQARLAESSVGTAAPLVVSLDETPTSHVVDAPHAAVESAASADDFKQWVCVICGWFYDEAAGLPEENIAPGTRWADVPADWRCPLCDVGKEDFALVEF; encoded by the coding sequence ATGTACAAGAAGGGCGTAGCCGTAGAAATCCAGTTTTCTCCCGAACGGCTCAACGACGGCGCCGGCGATCCGTACTGGATCGATTTGACCCAAGTTGAAGCGCAACGGTTGCTGGAAAGCCTGCAGGCACGCCTCGCCGAAAGCAGTGTGGGGACAGCCGCGCCGCTGGTGGTGAGCCTTGATGAGACGCCAACGTCGCACGTGGTCGATGCGCCGCATGCGGCGGTAGAAAGCGCGGCGTCTGCGGACGACTTCAAACAATGGGTCTGCGTGATCTGCGGCTGGTTCTACGATGAAGCCGCCGGTTTGCCGGAAGAGAATATTGCGCCGGGCACCCGCTGGGCAGATGTCCCGGCCGACTGGCGTTGCCCACTGTGCGATGTGGGCAAGGAAGATTTTGCCTTGGTCGAGTTTTAG